A region of Scomber japonicus isolate fScoJap1 unplaced genomic scaffold, fScoJap1.pri scaffold_445, whole genome shotgun sequence DNA encodes the following proteins:
- the LOC128354686 gene encoding basic salivary proline-rich protein 1-like: MKPPQEPPKPPQEPLKPPQEPLKPPQEPPKPPQEPPKPPEEPPKPPQEPPKPPQVPPKPPQEPLKPPQEPPKPPQEPLKPPQEPPKPPQEPPKPPQEPPKPPQVPPKPPQEPLKPPQEPPKPPQEPLKPPQEPPKPPQEPLKPPQEPPKPPQEPPKPPQEPPKPPQEPLKPPQEPPKPPQEPPKPPEEPPKPPQEPPKPPQVPPKPPQEPLKPPQEPPKPPQEPLKLPQEPPKPPQEPLKPPQEPPKPPQEPP; encoded by the coding sequence ATGAAACCTCCACAAGAACCACCTAAACCTCCACAAGAACCACTTAAACCTCCACAAGAACCACTTAAACCTCCACAAGAACCACCTAAACCTCCACAAGAACCACCTAAACCTCCAGAAGAACCTCCTAAACCTCCACAAGAACCACCTAAACCTCCACAAGTACCACCTAAACCTCCACAAGAACCACTTAAACCTCCACAAGAACCACCTAAACCTCCACAAGAACCACTTAAACCTCCACAAGAACCACCTAAACCTCCACAAGAACCACCTAAACCTCCACAAGAACCACCTAAACCTCCACAAGTACCACCTAAACCTCCACAAGAACCACTTAAACCTCCACAAGAACCACCTAAACCTCCACAAGAACCACTTAAACCTCCACAAGAACCACCTAAACCTCCACAAGAACCACTTAAACCTCCACAAGAACCACCTAAACCTCCACAAGAACCACCTAAACCTCCACAAGAACCACCTAAACCTCCACAAGAACCACTTAAACCTCCACAAGAACCACCTAAACCTCCACAAGAACCACCTAAACCTCCAGAAGAACCTCCTAAACCTCCACAAGAACCACCTAAACCTCCACAAGTACCACCTAAACCTCCACAAGAACCACTTAAACCTCCACAAGAACCACCTAAACCTCCACAAGAACCACTTAAACTTCCACAAGAACCACCTAAACCTCCACAAGAACCACTTAAACCTCCACAAGAACCACCTAAACCTCCACAAGAACCACCTTAA
- the LOC128354687 gene encoding NHS-like protein 1, translating to MATVDPPPLSIALQVPPPISLWPPRPIGGQHAQKSSTSSEEDERFFLNNARPMTPLVLNPVTPCWDVFTPAYEPTIDVDMELPQRLPTPEERMRQQAEAVAADIVPINVTGESFDRQASFRKVASNTDSLSRRPRNLSRRKTVTGIPDDVTRRLDSTMVASVLPNQFSTVGRPASSCSSPRRQRTTEEEEEEEEEEEEEESEGEFRKKGQSLGRRIRAPRGEGMSSLMASLTSTSRPDSCENHSTSCGSPSSAVHSLPRPETNSSLNSEASCNSTSYRALSTSSSCCQSQDLQGFPSDIQPLLPFEPTTRVIPQSPLSCSSSFPSSPVTSSLPSTPSQAMESEWSYPSDKPLNEAAHPHISPSSNHYFSSDSDSQFSYQALDEQATTQQVAQCSYDGERWSFQPVSPSSSVHSSQTGPDWSGITRGMSSVSGEGWSCDPLISSGRSSPCNSMCSEDITSSYSLSQERRRSSTSSTYSRSISLRKSKRPPPPPLRSDSLRRRPGRSKSCRPSSSPRLENSPHLKHSPRLERKIPLTPTSSPQTFDDPWVPRSNIKRRQSGFNCGTVTTFEPLSSDSQAATSIESPSSEQLPPNPGRSHIFTPMSPGSQEEGLTFTLNPQPAAASVAGLQRLASPSSGYSSQSNTPTPGTPISSPLSPSSPEGRPKPPVPERKSSLFSSLSSSFSSTSSLSSCASSESSAKHPLLPAPPPPPPPECSSPLPPVFYSPIRECPAPPSFTKLSILQELPIADLPPPPPPPPLPPLLNFPYTALPPPGLSMSLYPLVTAQALQGVKLRSVKTQEVLLTNHDLPSKEAHLDGLVYTDVTKSGTGAQNAIGDQGSYDANISSAEKANVSPHSLANTDAKQPELKSDHGYYNLIKSEVKTPKDESANLKSLQGIVTSHANRISSGSQLINETPQDIKYNEQEREYPDMYATLANNHVASPDSPLAKMSYDTDKNHINAITQHSSLRQQQFKEAKLTEPTEKHLNTEDVCLTHSSYWTLSGVKQEPHKEIRTQLSESNDNNNPEMWNHSAANGDSTTHSDFKQCSSVFDPGSPKRLRSPEKPIPPKKPDLCILGLMASPKAKRGPGGAKSSGQIVAPSPGLTNQLTIPADSSCTLSTNSTPSPKHMTYATLPAHSMNASSLPAHTTPADITTCSPTSSPQRQKPPILHKKPDLSLTSPKSTKPHFANTDTGEAFKGTHPTPEITAASQTQTSTGTSSTWGIIGTIFNGTIDTTESRDTLNWTMGTTEARDTFNGGMGISDARDTFSRTMCTTEVRDTLNWTMGTTEAKDTFNGGMGTTGARDTFNGTMSITEARDHFNGIIGTLGNCGTSGTGDTMNTSGFMGAMGIYGNCGPSGIMGMTPTWCTKDPVHPFIDGTMSTLENCSTLGNHGAASTGTGITQTGAIDPIRTSLHKNNEKTFHKRMMRTSLTENEEEDEKERVAKTTMMMMSSTTKKIDKVRKRRKRRAGRQLLLMSSTMEPSPSSSSSSSSSSSSSSEDERDAEKQRTMQTSRRVKMTKVFDQDTSDSESSYTLIGQSRFSLSSALSTESLREELSLPDLLIQEPGDNEEEERSNDGAHRMREEVKDAPGPPDADLFVSVSADQMFVPNRPRTTEDLFAVIHRSKRKMLGRIDSDEDKHRISSSSTSSSSSPPVTPTDPQPHPTRPTTPRSQRSGRSESFKALLLRKGSRPDSSSRISAVERLRATAAAAKLQCSPSLPPSLSGQPQINPTGLPDNVDPCDINSHLTLNVPVSPTTLCSQDLSMMFQLRHNQLLFTSSSPLTPPCSASRRFAARCRLFAAPMTAILEREGEEEEEEEEEEEDDDVFVESPGTISGMEGASNLRLIHVRFKTVHEHVALPQQPEINWTGLTCGLKPLSVSRNHRKDMRGGIMISRKQACSLNPNTSSFQFMDLN from the exons ATGGCCACAGTGGATCCTCCACCTCTCAGCATTGCGCTCCAAGTCCCGCCTCCTATCAGTCTCTGGCCTCCTCGACCAATCGGAGGGCAGCACGCGCAGAAG TCCTCAACCTCCTCAGAAGAAGACGAAAGGTTCTTCTTGAACAACGCGCGACCTATGACCCCACTGGTCCTCAACCCCGTCACACCCTGCTGGGACGTCTTCACCCCCGCCTACGAGCCAACCATCGATGTGGACATGGAGCTGCCACAACGGCTTCCAACGccggaggagaggatgaggcaACAGGCCGAGGCTGTGGCAGCTGATATCGTTCCCATCAATGTAACag GCGAGAGTTTTGATCGTCAGGCAAGTTTCCGAAAAGTGGCTTCCAACACGGACTCGTTATCCCGGCGCCCCCGTAACCTGAGCCGCCGCAAGACAGTCACTGGGATACCTGATGATGTCACCCGGAGACTGG ACTCGACGATGGTCGCTTCGGTTCTTCCAAATCAGTTCTCCACTGTCGGCCGTCCTGCCTCCTCTTGTTCCTCCCCCCGCCGACAGAGaaccacagaggaagaggaagaggaggaggaggaggaggaggaggaggagagtgagggagagtTCAGAAAGAAGGGGCAGTCATTAGGGAGGAGGATCCGAGCCCCTAGAGGAGAGGGGATGTCTAGCCTCATGGCCTCTCTTACGTCCACCTCACGTCCAGACTCCTGCGAgaaccactctacctcctgcgGCTCCCCCTCGTCAGCGGTCCACAGCCTCCCGCGCCCAGAGACCAACTCCTCCCTGAACTCAGAGGCCAGCTGTAACAGCACCTCCTACAGGGCACTCAGCACCTCCTCATCCTGCTGCCAG tCACAGGATCTGCAGGGATTCCCCAGCGACATCCAGCCCCTGCTGCCATTTGAACCCACCACCAGAGTCATTCCTCAGTCTCcactctcctgctcctcttcttttccttcctcccctgtCACCTCCTCTCTTCCTAGCACTCCTAGCCAAGCCATGGAGTCAGAGTGGTCTTACCCCAGTGATAAGCCCCTAAATGAGGCTGCCCACCCTCACATCTCCCCTTCCTCCAACCACTACTTTtcctcagactcagactctcagtTTAGCTACCAGGCTCTGGATGAACAGGCCACCACCCAGCAAGTCGCCCAGTGCTCCTATGATGGGGAGCGATGGAGCTTCCAGCCCGTCTCACCCAGTTCAAGTGTCCACAGCAGCCAGACTGGACCTGACTGGAGTGGTATCACCCGGGGAATGAGCTCTGTTTCTGGGGAAGGTTGGAGCTGTGACCCCCTGATCTCTTCTGGACGCTCGTCCCCCTGTAACTCCATGTGTTCAGAGGACATTACCTCCTCTTACTCACTAAGccaagagagaaggaggtctAGCACATCCTCCACCTACTCTCGTAGCATCTCCCTCCGCAAGTCAAAGCGTCCGCCTCCTCCACCATTGCGGTCCGACTCTCTTAGGCGTCGGCCAGGGCGTAGCAAGTCCTGCCGGCCCTCCTCCAGCCCACGTCTGGAGAATAGCCCACATCTGAAGCATAGTCCCCGCCTAGAGCGAAAAATCCCACTGACCCCCACCTCATCGCCCCAAACCTTCGATGACCCCTGGGTGCCCCGCAGCAACATTAAAAGACGCCAGAGTGGGTTCAACTGCGGCACAGTCACAACCTTTGAACCCTTAAGCTCAGATAGCCAAGCAGCAACGTCCATTGAGTCTCCTTCGTCTGAGCAGCTCCCACCAAACCCCGGCCGCTCCCACATCTTCACGCCCATGTCTCCAGGCTCACAGGAGGAGGGGCTGACGTTTACTCTCAACCCTCAACCAGCTGCTGCATCCGTGGCTGGGCTGCAGCGCCTTGCTTCGCCCTCCAGTGGTTACTCCAGCCAGTCCAACACCCCAACCCCTGGCACTCCCATTTCTTCCCCACTCagcccttcctcccc TGAAGGGAGGCCAAAGCCACCAGTGCCAGAAAGGAAGTCATcactcttctcctccctctcctcctccttttcgtccacctcctccctctcctcctgcgCCTCCTCAGAGTCCTCTGCCAAgcatcctcttcttcctgctccacctcctccccctccacctgAATGTTCTTCTCCTTTGCCTCCTGTCTTCTACTCCCCCATTCGCGAGTGTCCTGCTCCACCTTCTTTCACCAAACTCTCTatc CTCCAAGAACTGCCAATTGCtgatcttcctcctcctcctccacctcctcctctgcctcctctccttaATTTCCCTTACACTGCCCTCCCCCCACCAGGTCTTTCCATGTCTCTTTACCCCCTGGTCACTGCACAGGCTTTGCAGGGCGTCAAGCTTCGGTCTGTCAAGACCCAAGAAGTCCTGCTCACTAACCATGATCTACCAAGCAAAGAAGCTCATCTTGATGGCCTGGTCTACACAGATGTTACAAAATCTGGTACTGGAGCACAAAATGCTATTGGCGATCAAGGCAGCTATGACGCTAACATATCAAGTGCGGAAAAGGCTAATGTTAGCCCTCATAGCCTTGCCAACACCGATGCAAAGCAACCTGAACTCAAATCCGATCATGGTTACTACAACTTAATAAAAAGTGAGGTGAAGACTCCCAAAGATGAGTCTGCAAATCTTAAGAGCCTGCAAGGCATAGTCACTAGCCACGCAAACCGGATAAGCTCTGGGTCTCAGCTCATCAATGAAACGCCTCAAGACATCAAGTACAATGAACAAGAGAGGGAATATCCAGACATGTATGCTACACTGGCAAACAATCATGTCGCCAGCCCTGATAGTCCCTTGGCTAAAATGTCTTATGATACTGACAAAAACCACATAAACGCAATTACCCAACATTCCTCTTTGCGACAACAACAGTTCAAAGAGGCGAAGCTAACTGAACCTACTGAGAAACACTTAAACACTGAGGATGTCTGCCTGACACATTCTTCATACTGGACCCTCTCAGGAGTAAAACAAGAACCTCACAAAGAAATCAGAACACAACTTTCAGAGAGCAACGATAACAATAACCCAGAAATGTGGAATCACAGTGCAGCCAATGGAGATTCAACAACACACAGtgattttaaacagtgtagcaGTGTCTTTGACCCAGGTAGCCCAAAGCGGCTCCGCTCTCCAGAGAAGCCAATCCCACCAAAGAAGCCTGATCTTTGCATTCTGGGTCTCATGGCATCTCCTAAGGCCAAGCGAGGACCAGGTGGGGCGAAGAGCAGTGGACAAATCGTAGCACCTTCTCCTGGGCTCACCAACCAATTAACAATTCCTGCTGATTCCTCCTGCACACTTTCTACTAATAGTACACCTTCACCAAAGCACATGACATATGCAACTTTACCTGCACACTCAATGAATGCTTCTTCTTTGCCAGCGCACACAACACCTGCTGACATCACCACATGCTCACCTACCAGCTCCCCTCAGAGGCAGAAGCCACCGATTTTGCACAAAAAGCCAGATCTTTCATTGACCTCACCCAAAAGTACCAAACCACACTTTGCTAATACAGATACAGGAGAGGCTTTCAAAGGCACCCATCCCACCCCAGAAATCACTGCTGCTTCACAGACTCAGACCTCCACAGGAACTAGTAGCACCTGGGGGATCATCGGTACCATTTTCAATGGGACTATTGACACCACAGAGTCGAGAGACACTTTAAATTGGACCATGGGTACAACAGAGGCTAGAGACACTTTCAATGGGGGCATGGGTATCTCAGACGCTCGTGACACTTTCAGCAGGACCATGTGTACCACAGAGGTTAGAGACACTTTAAATTGGACCATGGGTACCACAGAGGCTAAAGACACTTTCAATGGGGGCATGGGTACCACAGGTGCTCGAGACACTTTCAATGGGACCATGAGTATCACAGAGGCTAGAGACCATTTCAATGGGATCATAGGTACCTTGGGGAACTGTGGTACCTCAGGAACTGGGGACACCATGAACACCAGTGGTTTCATGGGGGCTATGGGCATCTATGGGAACTGTGGCCCCTCAGGCATCATGGGTATGACACCAACCTGGTGTACCAAAGATCCTGTTCATCCATTCATTGATGGGACTATGAGTACCTTAGAGAACTGTAGTACCTTAGGAAACCATGGAGCTGCTTCCACCGGGACAGGGATCACCCAAACTGGAGCAATCGACCCCATCAGAACAAGTCTTCATAAGAATAATGAGAAAACATTTCATAAGAGGATGATGAGGACATCGCTGACTGAAAATGAAGAGGAAGACGAGAAGGAGAGGGTAGCAAAGacaacaatgatgatgatgtcatccaccACAAAGAAAATAGACAAAgtaaggaagaggaggaagagaagggcgGGCAGGCAActgctgctgatgtcatcaACTATGGAgccctccccctcctcatcatcatcatcctcatcatcatcttcatcttcatctgaaGATGAGCGAGATGCGGAAAAGCAGAGAACAATGCAAACAAGTCGAAGAGTGAAGATGACCAAAGTGTTTGATCAAGACACCAGTGACTCTGAAAGCTCGTACACTCTGATTGGCCAGAGCAGGTTCTCCCTCAGCAGTGCACTGTCCACTGAGAGCCTGCGAGAGGAGCTGTCCCTTCCAGACCTCCTGATACAGGAACCAGGGGacaatgaagaggaggagaggagcaatGATGGAGCACATAGGAtgagggaggaggtgaaggacGCCCCAGGACCTCCAGATG cTGATCTGTTCGTCAGTGTTTCAGCAGATCAGATGTTTGTCCCCAATCGACCTCGAACCACAGAAGATCTATTCGCCGTCATTCACAG gTCAAAGCGGAAGATGCTAGGAAGAATAGATTCAGATGAAGACAAACATCgcatctcttcttcctccacttcctcttcctcttcccctccggTGACCCCGACGGACCCCCAGCCCCATCCGACACGACCGACAACCCCCAGAAGTCAAAGGTCAGGGAGAAGTGAGAGCTTCAAGGCTCTCTTGCTGAGGAAGGGTAGTCGACCTGATTCGTCTTCTCGAATCTCGGCTGTCGAGCGGCTTCGTGCAACTGCTGCTGCCGCCAAGCTCCAGTGTTCGCCCTCGCTGCCGCCGTCGTTGTCAGGACAACCCCAAATCAACCCCACAGGCTTGCCCGATAACGTGGATCCATGTGACATCAATAGCCACCTGACTCTGAATGTACCAGTTTCTCCCACGACTCTGTGCAGTCAGGACTTGTCCATGATGTTCCAGCTGAGACACAATCAgctcctcttcacctcttcctctccg CTCACTCCTCCTTGCTCTGCCAGCCGACGTTTCGCCGCTCGCTGCCGCCTCTTTGCCGCCCCCATGACCGCCATCTTAGAAAGGGAaggcgaggaagaggaggaagaggaagaagaagaagaagatgacgaTGTGTTTGTTGAGTCGCCAGGAACCATTTCGGGGATGGAAGGCGCGTCGAACCTGAGATTG ATCCACGTCAGGTTTAAAACTGTCCATGAACACGTCGCACTGCCTCAGCAACCTGAAATTAACTGGACTGGACTGACCTGTGGCCTGAAGCCTTTAAGTGTCTCCAGAAACCACAGAAAGGACATGCGTGGTGGAATCATGATCTCAAGAAAACAAGCTTGTTCCTTAAACCCCAACACCTCCAGTTTCCAGTTTATGGACTTAAACTGA